A stretch of Grus americana isolate bGruAme1 chromosome 24, bGruAme1.mat, whole genome shotgun sequence DNA encodes these proteins:
- the ROBO4 gene encoding roundabout homolog 4 isoform X6, with translation MLTPAPVPEGYVVLYRCLLPASTSWVQHDAGELLSTVIPALRRGYKYEFKVRPYAGGTQGLDSNSRHLWIPEEVPSAAPQHVTVGQAEMGNGTVVVSWEPPPPEAHNGIIRGYKVWSMGEGWQHPTNRTVDGGTRHLETLLPGPGAEFCVRVAAFNSAGLGVPSNATCGILGLTAGSTGVAQVLRQPAVIAAAGSLLWLALLALLLLLCQRRASQDAVARRRLVASDSPWLGGPWKPGCDPRNLSSSSSLSSRLLGSDGRDPHPSTLSLESPSLGPPTPPNRSSLRGGHPPPLGDTGCCGGGHPGVRTSPSTPNPAPWERVHKRELHQVHSTPVITGGPGPVTGGRGEWGTGFGLSAGWPQQRGCDGDTDTTALDGGDPRRLPVFSSPKPRRGSASLTSAVTGSPVTPPRPPHAWHPPVTRSPATACPRVTESPRDVSQVTRCPKDVCSVNGIPREMSPVTRRPKDMSSVNGIPGDVSLVTRCPKDMSLVNGIPREMSPVTMHPKDPSPATRHQRDTISVTRHPEDTSLVTRRPRDMSPVPSHPEEMSPVTSHCRDRFLGSRYPKDMSPTTRRPRDPSPVTKHQRDMSLATRHPKDTSPASGHPRDMSPVTRIPKEKSPATRYPKDMSPVTRYPKDTSRDARHPRDMSPITRHPEEMSPVTGHCQDTFLVTRYPEDVSSATGHPRDTSPVTRHPEETSPVTGHCRDMFLGNRYPKDTSPATRHPRDRSLLPGRLSPVLSEGVLTPQRVAEDLEMDQDTICPSPPAPTTPRSFSPLHTYGYIYGPPASELGEEEEEEEEEEERPATRGSPGGSLLNGWGSVSEDNFASARCSLVSSCDGSFLLDASFARALAVAVDGLCFSLEDTDGGYGAGPSPPPSPLDGVFSPGVPIPAWDWGTALGVPQRAGTEAAVGIPQHGGCGTGGGSPRARVGSERGTGGTGAQRSPGRRTQQGQSALGSAKIQLY, from the exons ATGCTGACGCCGGCGCCGGTGCCAGAGGGCTACGTGGTGCTGTaccgctgcctgctccctgccagcacctCCTGGGTCCAGCACGACGCGGGTGAGTTGCTCAGCACCGTCATCCCCGCGCTCCGCAGGGGCTACAAGTATGAGTTCAAGGTCCGACCCTACGCTGGAGGAACCCAGGGCTTGGACAGCAACAGCAGGCACCTCTGGATACCTGAGGAAG TGCCAAGCGCGGCGCCTCAGCACGTCACCGTGGGCCAGGCTGAGATGGGGAACGGCACCGTGGTTGTGAGCTGGGAGCCACCTCCTCCTGAAGCCCACAATGGCATCATCCGGGGCTACAAG GTCTGGTCAATGGGCgagggctggcagcaccccaccaaCAGGACGGTGGATGGAGGCACCCGTCACCTGGAAACCCTCCTCCCAGGCCCCGGGGCCGAATTCTGCGTCCGGGTGGCAGCTTTCAAcagcgcagggctgggggtgcccagcAACGCCACCTGCGGCATCCTGG GGCTGACGGcggggagcactggggtggcacaGGTGCTGCGGCAGCCCGCCGTCATCGCGGCCGCCGGCTCGCTGCTCTGGTTGGCCTTGctcgccctcctcctcctcctctgccagcgCCGCGCCAGCCAGGACGCCGTGGCTCGCCGCAG GCTGGTGGCTAGTGACTCGCCGTGGCTCGGTGGCCCCTGGAAACCTGGCTGTGACCCCCGaaacctcagcagcagcagcagcctcagcagccGGCTCCTGGGCAGCGATGGCagggacccccacccctcca ccctgtccctggagTCCCCGAGCCTCggcccccccacgccccccaaCCGCAGCAGCCTCCGTGGGGGGCACCCACCGCCCCTTGGGGACACCGGGTGTTGTGGtggggggcaccccggggtgcgcacctcacccagcacccccaaCCCGGCACCCTGGGAGCGCGTCCACAAGAGAG AGCTGCACCAAGTGCACAGCACCCCGGTGATCACGGGTGGCCCCGGCCCCGTCACCGGGGGCAGAGGTGAGTGGGGGACAGGTTTTGGGCTGTCAGCCGGGTGGCCGCAGCAGAGGGGATGTGACGGTGACACCGACACCACCGCGCTGGATGGGGGGGACCCACGGCGGCTGCCGGTCTTCAGCTCCCCAAAACCCCGGCGGGGCAGCGCCTCGCTGACCTCCGCTGTCACCGGGTCACCAGTGACACCCCCGAGGCCACCCCACGCCTGGCACCCGCCGGTGACCAG GTCCCCAGCCACCGCCTGCCCCAGGGTCACCGAGAGCCCCAGGGACGTGTCACAGGTCACCAGGTGCCCCAAGGACGTGTGTTCGGTCAACGGGATCCCCAGGGAGATGTCCCCAGTCACCAGGCGCCCCAAGGACATGTCCTCGGTCAATGGGATCCCCGGAGATGTGTCCCTGGTCACCAGGTGCCCCAAGGACATGTCCTTGGTCAATGGGATCCCCAGGGAGATGTCCCCAGTCACCAT GCACCCCAAGGACCCATCACCAGCCACCAGGCACCAGAGGGACACAATCTCAGTCACCAGGCACCCTGAGGACACATCCCTGGTCACCAGGCGCCCCAGGGACATGTCCCCAGTCCCCAGTCACCCTGAGGAGATGTCCCCGGTCACCAGTCACTGCAGGGACAGGTTCCTGGGCAGCAGGTACCCCAAGGACATGTCCCCAACCACCAGGCGCCCCAGGGACCCATCACCGGTGACGAAGCACCAGAGGGACATGTCACTGGCCACCAGGCACCCCAAAGACACGTCCCCAGCCAGTGGGCACCCAAGGGACATGTCCCCAGTCACCAGGATCCCCAAGGAGAAGTCCCCAGCCACCAG ATACCCAAAAGACATGTCACCGGTCACCAGGTACCCAAAGGACACATCCCGAGATGCCAGGCACCCCAGGGACATGTCCCCCATCACCAGGCACCCTGAGGAGATGTCCCCAGTCACCGGTCACTGCCAGGACACATTCTTGGTCACCAG GTACCCTGAGGACGTGTCATCAGCCACTGGGCACCCAAGGGACACATCCCCAGTCACCAGGCACCCCGAAGAGACGTCCCCAGTCACTGGTCACTGCAGGGACATGTTCTTGGGCAACAGGTACCCCAAGGACACGTCCCCGGCCACCAGGCACCCAAGGGACAGGTCCCTGCTCCCTGGTCGCCTCTCGCCGGTGCTCAGCGAAGGGGTCCTCACACCACAGCGGGTGGCCGAGGACCTGGAGATGGACCAGGACACCATCTGCCCCAG CCCCCCGGCACCGACCACGCCACGGTCCTTCTCGCCGCTGCACACCTATGGCTACATCTACGGGCCACCAGCCTCCGAgctgggtgaggaggaggaagaggaggaggaggaggaagagcggcCAGCAACGAGGGGCTCCCCAGGGGGGTCGCTGCTGAATGGCTGGGGGTCCGTCTCGGAGGACAACTTCGCCAGCGCCCGCTGCAGTTTGGTGAGCTCCTGTGATGGCTCCTTCCTCCTGGATGCCAGCTTCGCCCGGGCGCTGGCCGTGGCCGTCGATGGCCTCTGCTTCAGCCTCGAGGACACCGATGGGGGCTACGGGG CAGGTccctcaccaccaccatcacccttGGACGGGGTCTTCTCACCTGGGGTCCCCATCCCCGCCTGGGACTGGGGGACAGCACTGGGGGTCCCACAGAGAGCAGGGACGGAGGCAGCCGTGGGCATCCCGCAGCACG gtgGCTGCGGGACGGGGGGTGGCAGCCCCCGGGCCAGGGTGGGCAGCGAGCGGGGGACAGGAGGGACAGGAGCGCAGCGGTCCCCAGGGCGTAGGACGCAGCAAGGCCAGAGTGCCCTCGGCTCGGCTAAAATCCAGCTTTATTAA
- the ROBO4 gene encoding roundabout homolog 4 isoform X4 codes for MAGSWAMALGLGLCLAALHRGGCHPPGTAAAPQTAAALRDNFRLHPGDLVATAGQALELDCVPPSGHPEPRVTWKKDGVTLDLTGDRYVVTNGKLRVAPARRSDSGLYVCVAANAAGERESRGAHVSVLEKPTIVRRPSDTVVVAGSAVELGCGAQDRLPTGRWEAAPQDLLAVRLHLDNGTTLPAAAVQLRWRMLTPAPVPEGYVVLYRCLLPASTSWVQHDAGELLSTVIPALRRGYKYEFKVRPYAGGTQGLDSNSRHLWIPEEVPSAAPQHVTVGQAEMGNGTVVVSWEPPPPEAHNGIIRGYKVWSMGEGWQHPTNRTVDGGTRHLETLLPGPGAEFCVRVAAFNSAGLGVPSNATCGILGLTAGSTGVAQVLRQPAVIAAAGSLLWLALLALLLLLCQRRASQDAVARRRLVASDSPWLGGPWKPGCDPRNLSSSSSLSSRLLGSDGRDPHPSTLSLESPSLGPPTPPNRSSLRGGHPPPLGDTGCCGGGHPGVRTSPSTPNPAPWERVHKRELHQVHSTPVITGGPGPVTGGRGEWGTGFGLSAGWPQQRGCDGDTDTTALDGGDPRRLPVFSSPKPRRGSASLTSAVTGSPVTPPRPPHAWHPPVTRSPATACPRVTESPRDVSQVTRCPKDVCSVNGIPREMSPVTRRPKDMSSVNGIPGDVSLVTRCPKDMSLVNGIPREMSPVTMHPKDPSPATRHQRDTISVTRHPEDTSLVTRRPRDMSPVPSHPEEMSPVTSHCRDRFLGSRYPKDMSPTTRRPRDPSPVTKHQRDMSLATRHPKDTSPASGHPRDMSPVTRIPKEKSPATRYPKDMSPVTRYPKDTSRDARHPRDMSPITRHPEEMSPVTGHCQDTFLVTRYPEDVSSATGHPRDTSPVTRHPEETSPVTGHCRDMFLGNRYPKDTSPATRHPRDRSLLPGRLSPVLSEGVLTPQRVAEDLEMDQDTICPSPPAPTTPRSFSPLHTYGYIYGPPASELGEEEEEEEEEEERPATRGSPGGSLLNGWGSVSEDNFASARCSLVSSCDGSFLLDASFARALAVAVDGLCFSLEDTDGGYGAGPSPPPSPLDGVFSPGVPIPAWDWGTALGVPQRAGTEAAVGIPQHGGCGTGGGSPRARVGSERGTGGTGAQRSPGRRTQQGQSALGSAKIQLY; via the exons ACAGCCGCGGCACCCCAAACTGCAGCTG CGCTGCGGGACAATTTCCGCCTGCACCCGGGAGATTTGGTGGCCACGGCCGGGCAAGCGTTGGAGCTGGATTGCGTCCCCCCCTCGGGGCACCCCGAACCCCGTGTCACCTGGAAGAAGGACGGGGTGACCTTGGACTTGACTGGTGACCGGTACGTGGTCACCAACGGGAAATTACGGGTGGCACCGGCGCGACGGAGCGACTCCGGGCTCTACGTCTGCGTGGCGGCCAACGCGGCGGGCGAGAGGGAGAGCCGGGGTGCCCACGTCTCCGTCCTGG AGAAACCGACCATCGTGCGGCGCCCGAGTGACACTGTGGTGGTGGCCGGCAGTGCCGTGGAGCTGGGCTGCGGCGCCCAAG aCCGGCTGCCGACGGGCCGGTGGGAGGCTGCGCCACAGGACCTGCTGGCCGTGCGGCTGCACCTGGACAACGGCACCACGCTGCCCGCTGCCGCCGTCCAGCTCCGCTGGCGG ATGCTGACGCCGGCGCCGGTGCCAGAGGGCTACGTGGTGCTGTaccgctgcctgctccctgccagcacctCCTGGGTCCAGCACGACGCGGGTGAGTTGCTCAGCACCGTCATCCCCGCGCTCCGCAGGGGCTACAAGTATGAGTTCAAGGTCCGACCCTACGCTGGAGGAACCCAGGGCTTGGACAGCAACAGCAGGCACCTCTGGATACCTGAGGAAG TGCCAAGCGCGGCGCCTCAGCACGTCACCGTGGGCCAGGCTGAGATGGGGAACGGCACCGTGGTTGTGAGCTGGGAGCCACCTCCTCCTGAAGCCCACAATGGCATCATCCGGGGCTACAAG GTCTGGTCAATGGGCgagggctggcagcaccccaccaaCAGGACGGTGGATGGAGGCACCCGTCACCTGGAAACCCTCCTCCCAGGCCCCGGGGCCGAATTCTGCGTCCGGGTGGCAGCTTTCAAcagcgcagggctgggggtgcccagcAACGCCACCTGCGGCATCCTGG GGCTGACGGcggggagcactggggtggcacaGGTGCTGCGGCAGCCCGCCGTCATCGCGGCCGCCGGCTCGCTGCTCTGGTTGGCCTTGctcgccctcctcctcctcctctgccagcgCCGCGCCAGCCAGGACGCCGTGGCTCGCCGCAG GCTGGTGGCTAGTGACTCGCCGTGGCTCGGTGGCCCCTGGAAACCTGGCTGTGACCCCCGaaacctcagcagcagcagcagcctcagcagccGGCTCCTGGGCAGCGATGGCagggacccccacccctcca ccctgtccctggagTCCCCGAGCCTCggcccccccacgccccccaaCCGCAGCAGCCTCCGTGGGGGGCACCCACCGCCCCTTGGGGACACCGGGTGTTGTGGtggggggcaccccggggtgcgcacctcacccagcacccccaaCCCGGCACCCTGGGAGCGCGTCCACAAGAGAG AGCTGCACCAAGTGCACAGCACCCCGGTGATCACGGGTGGCCCCGGCCCCGTCACCGGGGGCAGAGGTGAGTGGGGGACAGGTTTTGGGCTGTCAGCCGGGTGGCCGCAGCAGAGGGGATGTGACGGTGACACCGACACCACCGCGCTGGATGGGGGGGACCCACGGCGGCTGCCGGTCTTCAGCTCCCCAAAACCCCGGCGGGGCAGCGCCTCGCTGACCTCCGCTGTCACCGGGTCACCAGTGACACCCCCGAGGCCACCCCACGCCTGGCACCCGCCGGTGACCAG GTCCCCAGCCACCGCCTGCCCCAGGGTCACCGAGAGCCCCAGGGACGTGTCACAGGTCACCAGGTGCCCCAAGGACGTGTGTTCGGTCAACGGGATCCCCAGGGAGATGTCCCCAGTCACCAGGCGCCCCAAGGACATGTCCTCGGTCAATGGGATCCCCGGAGATGTGTCCCTGGTCACCAGGTGCCCCAAGGACATGTCCTTGGTCAATGGGATCCCCAGGGAGATGTCCCCAGTCACCAT GCACCCCAAGGACCCATCACCAGCCACCAGGCACCAGAGGGACACAATCTCAGTCACCAGGCACCCTGAGGACACATCCCTGGTCACCAGGCGCCCCAGGGACATGTCCCCAGTCCCCAGTCACCCTGAGGAGATGTCCCCGGTCACCAGTCACTGCAGGGACAGGTTCCTGGGCAGCAGGTACCCCAAGGACATGTCCCCAACCACCAGGCGCCCCAGGGACCCATCACCGGTGACGAAGCACCAGAGGGACATGTCACTGGCCACCAGGCACCCCAAAGACACGTCCCCAGCCAGTGGGCACCCAAGGGACATGTCCCCAGTCACCAGGATCCCCAAGGAGAAGTCCCCAGCCACCAG ATACCCAAAAGACATGTCACCGGTCACCAGGTACCCAAAGGACACATCCCGAGATGCCAGGCACCCCAGGGACATGTCCCCCATCACCAGGCACCCTGAGGAGATGTCCCCAGTCACCGGTCACTGCCAGGACACATTCTTGGTCACCAG GTACCCTGAGGACGTGTCATCAGCCACTGGGCACCCAAGGGACACATCCCCAGTCACCAGGCACCCCGAAGAGACGTCCCCAGTCACTGGTCACTGCAGGGACATGTTCTTGGGCAACAGGTACCCCAAGGACACGTCCCCGGCCACCAGGCACCCAAGGGACAGGTCCCTGCTCCCTGGTCGCCTCTCGCCGGTGCTCAGCGAAGGGGTCCTCACACCACAGCGGGTGGCCGAGGACCTGGAGATGGACCAGGACACCATCTGCCCCAG CCCCCCGGCACCGACCACGCCACGGTCCTTCTCGCCGCTGCACACCTATGGCTACATCTACGGGCCACCAGCCTCCGAgctgggtgaggaggaggaagaggaggaggaggaggaagagcggcCAGCAACGAGGGGCTCCCCAGGGGGGTCGCTGCTGAATGGCTGGGGGTCCGTCTCGGAGGACAACTTCGCCAGCGCCCGCTGCAGTTTGGTGAGCTCCTGTGATGGCTCCTTCCTCCTGGATGCCAGCTTCGCCCGGGCGCTGGCCGTGGCCGTCGATGGCCTCTGCTTCAGCCTCGAGGACACCGATGGGGGCTACGGGG CAGGTccctcaccaccaccatcacccttGGACGGGGTCTTCTCACCTGGGGTCCCCATCCCCGCCTGGGACTGGGGGACAGCACTGGGGGTCCCACAGAGAGCAGGGACGGAGGCAGCCGTGGGCATCCCGCAGCACG gtgGCTGCGGGACGGGGGGTGGCAGCCCCCGGGCCAGGGTGGGCAGCGAGCGGGGGACAGGAGGGACAGGAGCGCAGCGGTCCCCAGGGCGTAGGACGCAGCAAGGCCAGAGTGCCCTCGGCTCGGCTAAAATCCAGCTTTATTAA
- the ROBO4 gene encoding roundabout homolog 4 isoform X1 produces the protein MAGSWAMALGLGLCLAALHRGGCHPPGTAAAPQTAAALRDNFRLHPGDLVATAGQALELDCVPPSGHPEPRVTWKKDGVTLDLTGDRYVVTNGKLRVAPARRSDSGLYVCVAANAAGERESRGAHVSVLEKPTIVRRPSDTVVVAGSAVELGCGAQGDPAPRVQWHKERGDLPWGRHEVDRENTLRLYAVTPADAGTYVCTAQSQLGTAAATARLHVEDRLPTGRWEAAPQDLLAVRLHLDNGTTLPAAAVQLRWRMLTPAPVPEGYVVLYRCLLPASTSWVQHDAGELLSTVIPALRRGYKYEFKVRPYAGGTQGLDSNSRHLWIPEEVPSAAPQHVTVGQAEMGNGTVVVSWEPPPPEAHNGIIRGYKVWSMGEGWQHPTNRTVDGGTRHLETLLPGPGAEFCVRVAAFNSAGLGVPSNATCGILGLTAGSTGVAQVLRQPAVIAAAGSLLWLALLALLLLLCQRRASQDAVARRRLVASDSPWLGGPWKPGCDPRNLSSSSSLSSRLLGSDGRDPHPSTLSLESPSLGPPTPPNRSSLRGGHPPPLGDTGCCGGGHPGVRTSPSTPNPAPWERVHKRELHQVHSTPVITGGPGPVTGGRGEWGTGFGLSAGWPQQRGCDGDTDTTALDGGDPRRLPVFSSPKPRRGSASLTSAVTGSPVTPPRPPHAWHPPVTRSPATACPRVTESPRDVSQVTRCPKDVCSVNGIPREMSPVTRRPKDMSSVNGIPGDVSLVTRCPKDMSLVNGIPREMSPVTMHPKDPSPATRHQRDTISVTRHPEDTSLVTRRPRDMSPVPSHPEEMSPVTSHCRDRFLGSRYPKDMSPTTRRPRDPSPVTKHQRDMSLATRHPKDTSPASGHPRDMSPVTRIPKEKSPATRYPKDTSRDARHPRDMSPITRHPEEMSPVTGHCQDTFLVTRYPEDVSSATGHPRDTSPVTRHPEETSPVTGHCRDMFLGNRYPKDTSPATRHPRDRSLLPGRLSPVLSEGVLTPQRVAEDLEMDQDTICPSPPAPTTPRSFSPLHTYGYIYGPPASELGEEEEEEEEEEERPATRGSPGGSLLNGWGSVSEDNFASARCSLVSSCDGSFLLDASFARALAVAVDGLCFSLEDTDGGYGAGPSPPPSPLDGVFSPGVPIPAWDWGTALGVPQRAGTEAAVGIPQHGGCGTGGGSPRARVGSERGTGGTGAQRSPGRRTQQGQSALGSAKIQLY, from the exons ACAGCCGCGGCACCCCAAACTGCAGCTG CGCTGCGGGACAATTTCCGCCTGCACCCGGGAGATTTGGTGGCCACGGCCGGGCAAGCGTTGGAGCTGGATTGCGTCCCCCCCTCGGGGCACCCCGAACCCCGTGTCACCTGGAAGAAGGACGGGGTGACCTTGGACTTGACTGGTGACCGGTACGTGGTCACCAACGGGAAATTACGGGTGGCACCGGCGCGACGGAGCGACTCCGGGCTCTACGTCTGCGTGGCGGCCAACGCGGCGGGCGAGAGGGAGAGCCGGGGTGCCCACGTCTCCGTCCTGG AGAAACCGACCATCGTGCGGCGCCCGAGTGACACTGTGGTGGTGGCCGGCAGTGCCGTGGAGCTGGGCTGCGGCGCCCAAGGTGACCCAGCGCCGCGGGTGCAGTGGCACAAGGAACGCGGGGACCTGCCCTGGGGCAG GCATGAGGTGGACCGGGAGAACACGTTGCGCCTCTACGCTGTGACGCCCGCTGACGCCGGCACCTACGTGTGTACAGCACAGAGCCAGCTGGGcaccgccgccgccaccgcgcGCCTCCATGTGGAGG aCCGGCTGCCGACGGGCCGGTGGGAGGCTGCGCCACAGGACCTGCTGGCCGTGCGGCTGCACCTGGACAACGGCACCACGCTGCCCGCTGCCGCCGTCCAGCTCCGCTGGCGG ATGCTGACGCCGGCGCCGGTGCCAGAGGGCTACGTGGTGCTGTaccgctgcctgctccctgccagcacctCCTGGGTCCAGCACGACGCGGGTGAGTTGCTCAGCACCGTCATCCCCGCGCTCCGCAGGGGCTACAAGTATGAGTTCAAGGTCCGACCCTACGCTGGAGGAACCCAGGGCTTGGACAGCAACAGCAGGCACCTCTGGATACCTGAGGAAG TGCCAAGCGCGGCGCCTCAGCACGTCACCGTGGGCCAGGCTGAGATGGGGAACGGCACCGTGGTTGTGAGCTGGGAGCCACCTCCTCCTGAAGCCCACAATGGCATCATCCGGGGCTACAAG GTCTGGTCAATGGGCgagggctggcagcaccccaccaaCAGGACGGTGGATGGAGGCACCCGTCACCTGGAAACCCTCCTCCCAGGCCCCGGGGCCGAATTCTGCGTCCGGGTGGCAGCTTTCAAcagcgcagggctgggggtgcccagcAACGCCACCTGCGGCATCCTGG GGCTGACGGcggggagcactggggtggcacaGGTGCTGCGGCAGCCCGCCGTCATCGCGGCCGCCGGCTCGCTGCTCTGGTTGGCCTTGctcgccctcctcctcctcctctgccagcgCCGCGCCAGCCAGGACGCCGTGGCTCGCCGCAG GCTGGTGGCTAGTGACTCGCCGTGGCTCGGTGGCCCCTGGAAACCTGGCTGTGACCCCCGaaacctcagcagcagcagcagcctcagcagccGGCTCCTGGGCAGCGATGGCagggacccccacccctcca ccctgtccctggagTCCCCGAGCCTCggcccccccacgccccccaaCCGCAGCAGCCTCCGTGGGGGGCACCCACCGCCCCTTGGGGACACCGGGTGTTGTGGtggggggcaccccggggtgcgcacctcacccagcacccccaaCCCGGCACCCTGGGAGCGCGTCCACAAGAGAG AGCTGCACCAAGTGCACAGCACCCCGGTGATCACGGGTGGCCCCGGCCCCGTCACCGGGGGCAGAGGTGAGTGGGGGACAGGTTTTGGGCTGTCAGCCGGGTGGCCGCAGCAGAGGGGATGTGACGGTGACACCGACACCACCGCGCTGGATGGGGGGGACCCACGGCGGCTGCCGGTCTTCAGCTCCCCAAAACCCCGGCGGGGCAGCGCCTCGCTGACCTCCGCTGTCACCGGGTCACCAGTGACACCCCCGAGGCCACCCCACGCCTGGCACCCGCCGGTGACCAG GTCCCCAGCCACCGCCTGCCCCAGGGTCACCGAGAGCCCCAGGGACGTGTCACAGGTCACCAGGTGCCCCAAGGACGTGTGTTCGGTCAACGGGATCCCCAGGGAGATGTCCCCAGTCACCAGGCGCCCCAAGGACATGTCCTCGGTCAATGGGATCCCCGGAGATGTGTCCCTGGTCACCAGGTGCCCCAAGGACATGTCCTTGGTCAATGGGATCCCCAGGGAGATGTCCCCAGTCACCAT GCACCCCAAGGACCCATCACCAGCCACCAGGCACCAGAGGGACACAATCTCAGTCACCAGGCACCCTGAGGACACATCCCTGGTCACCAGGCGCCCCAGGGACATGTCCCCAGTCCCCAGTCACCCTGAGGAGATGTCCCCGGTCACCAGTCACTGCAGGGACAGGTTCCTGGGCAGCAGGTACCCCAAGGACATGTCCCCAACCACCAGGCGCCCCAGGGACCCATCACCGGTGACGAAGCACCAGAGGGACATGTCACTGGCCACCAGGCACCCCAAAGACACGTCCCCAGCCAGTGGGCACCCAAGGGACATGTCCCCAGTCACCAGGATCCCCAAGGAGAAGTCCCCAGCCACCAG GTACCCAAAGGACACATCCCGAGATGCCAGGCACCCCAGGGACATGTCCCCCATCACCAGGCACCCTGAGGAGATGTCCCCAGTCACCGGTCACTGCCAGGACACATTCTTGGTCACCAG GTACCCTGAGGACGTGTCATCAGCCACTGGGCACCCAAGGGACACATCCCCAGTCACCAGGCACCCCGAAGAGACGTCCCCAGTCACTGGTCACTGCAGGGACATGTTCTTGGGCAACAGGTACCCCAAGGACACGTCCCCGGCCACCAGGCACCCAAGGGACAGGTCCCTGCTCCCTGGTCGCCTCTCGCCGGTGCTCAGCGAAGGGGTCCTCACACCACAGCGGGTGGCCGAGGACCTGGAGATGGACCAGGACACCATCTGCCCCAG CCCCCCGGCACCGACCACGCCACGGTCCTTCTCGCCGCTGCACACCTATGGCTACATCTACGGGCCACCAGCCTCCGAgctgggtgaggaggaggaagaggaggaggaggaggaagagcggcCAGCAACGAGGGGCTCCCCAGGGGGGTCGCTGCTGAATGGCTGGGGGTCCGTCTCGGAGGACAACTTCGCCAGCGCCCGCTGCAGTTTGGTGAGCTCCTGTGATGGCTCCTTCCTCCTGGATGCCAGCTTCGCCCGGGCGCTGGCCGTGGCCGTCGATGGCCTCTGCTTCAGCCTCGAGGACACCGATGGGGGCTACGGGG CAGGTccctcaccaccaccatcacccttGGACGGGGTCTTCTCACCTGGGGTCCCCATCCCCGCCTGGGACTGGGGGACAGCACTGGGGGTCCCACAGAGAGCAGGGACGGAGGCAGCCGTGGGCATCCCGCAGCACG gtgGCTGCGGGACGGGGGGTGGCAGCCCCCGGGCCAGGGTGGGCAGCGAGCGGGGGACAGGAGGGACAGGAGCGCAGCGGTCCCCAGGGCGTAGGACGCAGCAAGGCCAGAGTGCCCTCGGCTCGGCTAAAATCCAGCTTTATTAA